In the Daphnia pulicaria isolate SC F1-1A chromosome 2, SC_F0-13Bv2, whole genome shotgun sequence genome, one interval contains:
- the LOC124326166 gene encoding multiple inositol polyphosphate phosphatase 1-like isoform X2, whose translation MASTICWLVTITLIWLTITSIAAEFLRDCHTTDPKPYIYYGTKTPYELINNEDSSPIFAAGCKAVMFWMLARHGTQYPTSRDVFRMKDRLPKLRKTILQNHKERRGTLCQQDIDGLSNNGSIRIDDDFDEKLTSTGREELLVLARRFRGRFADFFNSQPAFSTQDYHFRHIASLPSQSSARSFSRGIFTNGDVQLTEAPVGDRLVHFYENCTRWREQVEEKGMLEHELTLFRQSVTFQNTLADVTTRLGFQYNMSSDDMLLIYDICRYQKAWYLEQISPWCAAFTSENLKVLEYGEDLETYHKQGYGHELNYHQACPLVEDLVTRIRAFRANNGTENQQRGVFYFTEGEGLLRFMARMGLAKDEQPLTRDGTPSTERKWRTSLMGSFAANVAIVLYNCSDDYKIQLFVKEEVVHLDQCQNALCTSKEFLDYLGAIADNCGRDDGCNPSAAVIPYASLFQLMAIFLLVTIHTFSWF comes from the exons ATGGCGTCGACTATCTGCTGGCTGGTAACCATCACCTTGATTTGGTTGACAATAACGTCGATTGCAGCCGAGTTTCTCCGGGATTGCCACACGACCGATCCCAAACCCTACATCTATTACGGCACAAAGACGCCGTACGAGCTCATCAATAACGAGGATTCTTCGCCCATCTTTGCCGCTG GTTGCAAGGCGGTCATGTTCTGGATGTTGGCTCGTCACGGTACGCAATACCCAACGTCCCGTGATGTCTTTCGCATGAAAGACCGACTGCCAAAACTGCGTAAAACGATACTGCAAAACCACAAAGAGCGTCGAG GAACGCTTTGCCAACAGGATATCGACGGACTCAGCAATAACGGAAGTATACGCATCGATGACGATTTCGACGAAAAGCTGACCTCAACTGGACGGGAAGAGCTTTTAGTCCTGGCCCGTCGCTTTCGTGGCCGATTCGCCGATTTCTTCAACAGCCAACCGGCTTTCAGCACGCAAGACTATCAC TTCCGACATATAGCCAGCCTGCCTTCTCAGTCGAGCGCCCGATCCTTTTCTCGCGGGATCTTCACCAACGGAGACGTCCAATTGACCGAGGCGCCAGTTGGCGACAGACTGGTTCATTTCTACGAGAATTGTACCCGCTGGAGGGAACAAGTGGAAGAGAAGGGAATGTTGGAACACGAGCTGACACTATTTCGGCAAAGTGTCACCTTCCAGAACACCCTGGCCGATGTTACCACACGTCTTGGCTTCCAATACAACATGTCTTCTG ACGACATGCTCCTGATTTACGACATTTGTCGCTACCAAAAAGCCTGGTATTTGGAGCAAATTTCACCTTGGTGTGCAGCTTTTACCTCGGAAAATCTAAAA GTTCTGGAATACGGCGAGGACTTGGAAACGTATCACAAACAAGGCTACGGTCACGAACTCAATTATCATCAAGCCTGTCCTTTGGTAGAAGATTTGGTAACACGAATCAG AGCGTTCAGAGCTAATAACGGAACGGAGAATCAACAAAGAGGCGTGTTCTACTTTACCGAAGGAGAGGGGCTACTTCGTTTCATGGCTCGCATGGGATTAGCCAAAGATGAGCAACCTTTGACGAGAGATGGGACGCCTTCGACCGAGCGAAAGTGGCGAACTTCGTTGATGGGATCGTTCGCAGCCAACGTGGCCATCGTCCTGTATAATTGTTCAGATGATTATAAAATCCAGCTGTTTGTCAAGGAAGAGGTCGTCCATTTGGACCAGTGCCAGAACGCGTTGTGCACATCTAAAGAGTTTCTCGACTACTTGGGCGCTATTGCCGACAATTGCGGACGAGACGACGGATGTAACCCTAGTGCGGCAGTCATTCCTtacgcatcattatttcaacTAATGGCCATCTTCCTTCTTGTCACAATCCACACTTTTTCGtggttttaa
- the LOC124326367 gene encoding ankyrin repeat domain-containing protein 54-like, protein MAAVDSGVETESESFNEDSSNSLPSTPKVEDEGLHGVKQKVHVSKPVVQQFSVDPPAGLSFENLRPCLNFGQGYEAQMLGQNYPNAVGLPSFNCKMRASRGVRVVRFYQQSNARSWSKWKLYLGERKLRLAANTNDLDRLKTLLDSGIDPKSCDEFLRTALHLAASKGYTEVVRLLLHYGADPNQIDSLGNTPLHLAVCTNHVNVVTLLLRSGANLRLLDRMGRNPLQLAESKLKLLQKRNIGENFMQIHCEVLQVVEMLKTYLEKTGQDDEAELMKSFSERLTLNNNSVGSNNNNNDMESSVKELLASLTALNLKKESDN, encoded by the exons atggcTGCCGTCGATTCGGGAGTCGAAACAGAAAGTGAGAGCTTCAACGAAGACAGCAGCAACAGTTTACCCTCAACTCCCAAAGTCGAAGACGAGGGCTTACACGGA GTTAAACAGAAGGTTCATGTGTCGAAACCGGTGGTCCAGCAATTCAGTGTAGACCCTCCAGCAGGGCTTTCGTTTGAAAATCTCAGACCATGTTTGAATTTCGGACAAGGATACGAAGCCCAGATGCTGGGACAAAATTATCCAAATGCGGTTGGGTTGCCTTCCTTTAACTGTAAAATGAGAGCCAGTCGGGGTGTGAGAGTGGTGCGTTTCTACCAACAGAGCAATGCAAGAAGCTGGAGTAAATGGAAACTTTACTTGG GCGAAAGAAAACTCCGTCTGGCTGCAAACACTAATGACTTAGATAGACTGAAAACTTTGTTGGATTCTGGGATAGATCCCAAATCTTGTGATGAGTTTCTCCGAACTGCTTTACACCTTGCTGCCTCCAAAGGTTACACAGAAGTTGTGAg GCTTTTGCTACATTACGGTGCTGATCCCAATCAAATTGACTCACTCGGAAATACACCTCTGCATTTAGCTGTCTGCACAAATCACGTAAACGTTGTGACACTGTTGCTCCGATCAG gaGCCAATTTACGCCTTCTTGACCGAATGGGAAGAAATCCCTTACAGTTGGCTGAATCGAAACTAAAGCTCCTGCAAAAGAGAAATATTGGCGAAAACTTTATGCAAATTCACTGTGAAGTCTTACAA GTGGttgaaatgttaaaaacgTACCTGGAGAAAACTGGACAAGATGACGAAGCTGAACTAATGAAGTCGTTCTCCGAGAGGCTGACGTTAAATAACAATTCGGttggcagcaacaacaataacaatgaCATGGAATCGAGTGTAAAGGAACTTCTTGCCAGCCTGACGGCGctcaatttgaaaaaggaaTCCGATAACTGA
- the LOC124326166 gene encoding multiple inositol polyphosphate phosphatase 1-like isoform X1 gives MVSGRRSRRQQAALRYTNKIKALAKMASTICWLVTITLIWLTITSIAAEFLRDCHTTDPKPYIYYGTKTPYELINNEDSSPIFAAGCKAVMFWMLARHGTQYPTSRDVFRMKDRLPKLRKTILQNHKERRGTLCQQDIDGLSNNGSIRIDDDFDEKLTSTGREELLVLARRFRGRFADFFNSQPAFSTQDYHFRHIASLPSQSSARSFSRGIFTNGDVQLTEAPVGDRLVHFYENCTRWREQVEEKGMLEHELTLFRQSVTFQNTLADVTTRLGFQYNMSSDDMLLIYDICRYQKAWYLEQISPWCAAFTSENLKVLEYGEDLETYHKQGYGHELNYHQACPLVEDLVTRIRAFRANNGTENQQRGVFYFTEGEGLLRFMARMGLAKDEQPLTRDGTPSTERKWRTSLMGSFAANVAIVLYNCSDDYKIQLFVKEEVVHLDQCQNALCTSKEFLDYLGAIADNCGRDDGCNPSAAVIPYASLFQLMAIFLLVTIHTFSWF, from the exons ATGGTCTCTGGGCGACGGAGCAGAAGGCAACAAGCAGCACTCCGGTACACTA ACAAAATAAAGGCTTTAGCGAAAATGGCGTCGACTATCTGCTGGCTGGTAACCATCACCTTGATTTGGTTGACAATAACGTCGATTGCAGCCGAGTTTCTCCGGGATTGCCACACGACCGATCCCAAACCCTACATCTATTACGGCACAAAGACGCCGTACGAGCTCATCAATAACGAGGATTCTTCGCCCATCTTTGCCGCTG GTTGCAAGGCGGTCATGTTCTGGATGTTGGCTCGTCACGGTACGCAATACCCAACGTCCCGTGATGTCTTTCGCATGAAAGACCGACTGCCAAAACTGCGTAAAACGATACTGCAAAACCACAAAGAGCGTCGAG GAACGCTTTGCCAACAGGATATCGACGGACTCAGCAATAACGGAAGTATACGCATCGATGACGATTTCGACGAAAAGCTGACCTCAACTGGACGGGAAGAGCTTTTAGTCCTGGCCCGTCGCTTTCGTGGCCGATTCGCCGATTTCTTCAACAGCCAACCGGCTTTCAGCACGCAAGACTATCAC TTCCGACATATAGCCAGCCTGCCTTCTCAGTCGAGCGCCCGATCCTTTTCTCGCGGGATCTTCACCAACGGAGACGTCCAATTGACCGAGGCGCCAGTTGGCGACAGACTGGTTCATTTCTACGAGAATTGTACCCGCTGGAGGGAACAAGTGGAAGAGAAGGGAATGTTGGAACACGAGCTGACACTATTTCGGCAAAGTGTCACCTTCCAGAACACCCTGGCCGATGTTACCACACGTCTTGGCTTCCAATACAACATGTCTTCTG ACGACATGCTCCTGATTTACGACATTTGTCGCTACCAAAAAGCCTGGTATTTGGAGCAAATTTCACCTTGGTGTGCAGCTTTTACCTCGGAAAATCTAAAA GTTCTGGAATACGGCGAGGACTTGGAAACGTATCACAAACAAGGCTACGGTCACGAACTCAATTATCATCAAGCCTGTCCTTTGGTAGAAGATTTGGTAACACGAATCAG AGCGTTCAGAGCTAATAACGGAACGGAGAATCAACAAAGAGGCGTGTTCTACTTTACCGAAGGAGAGGGGCTACTTCGTTTCATGGCTCGCATGGGATTAGCCAAAGATGAGCAACCTTTGACGAGAGATGGGACGCCTTCGACCGAGCGAAAGTGGCGAACTTCGTTGATGGGATCGTTCGCAGCCAACGTGGCCATCGTCCTGTATAATTGTTCAGATGATTATAAAATCCAGCTGTTTGTCAAGGAAGAGGTCGTCCATTTGGACCAGTGCCAGAACGCGTTGTGCACATCTAAAGAGTTTCTCGACTACTTGGGCGCTATTGCCGACAATTGCGGACGAGACGACGGATGTAACCCTAGTGCGGCAGTCATTCCTtacgcatcattatttcaacTAATGGCCATCTTCCTTCTTGTCACAATCCACACTTTTTCGtggttttaa
- the LOC124326410 gene encoding coiled-coil domain-containing protein 137-like: MGRKIPAKKHHGVKDPEKQAERRHAKIKLKINEAPINIDDQEIPKKLKDLFQKKKFKKVKLMDDEPQPKAKGENSEVNKFKPQRPIKKIPKFERIEGETDREFLWRTELTTRTYLKKARFEDKYDVDVETNDKTGEVDIKKREKKIIDTSLKIEPTNKWQKKKLKKLEKLQSEREERKKLKKEKFKERKLYKKNKGKKQDDFSVLKQDKVEFGDVVEQPPTLTAKPRKSTAMLKPGTRNLLLKNLEGNDIKPSSNLSGKRKLLSGLDRLKLETERERVVEIYRKMQALKNANNA; this comes from the exons ATGGGTAGGAAGATCCCAGCGAAAAAACATCATGGAGTCAAAGATCCAGAGAAGCAAGCTGAACGTCGGCACGCcaaaatcaagttgaaaattaACGAGGCGCCAATCAACATCGATGATCAAGAAATTcccaaaaaactaaaagatctttttcagaagaaaaaattcaagaaagtgAAGTTAATGGATGACGAGCCTCAGCCAAAAGCCAAAGGAGAGAATTCTGAAGTAAACAAGTTTAAACCTCAACGCCCCATAAAGAAGATTCCtaaatttgaaagaattgaAGGAGAAACTGACCGTGAGTTCCTTTGGAGAACCGAGTTAACTACAAGAACCTATTTAAAGAAGGCAAGGTTTGAGGACAAGTACGATGTTGATGTGGAAACAAATGACAAGACTGGTGAAGTTGATatcaagaaaagggaaaagaaaataattgacaCCAGCCTTAAAATTGAACCTACTAACaaatggcaaaagaaaaaactaaagaaaTTGGAAAAGCTGCAGAGTGaacgagaagaaagaaagaagttgaagaaagaaaagttcaaagagagaaaactctacaagaagaataaaggaaagaaacaagacGATTTCTCGGTTCTGAAGCAGGACAAAGTGGAATTCGGGGACGTTGTGGAACAACCCCCTACACTCACAGCCAAACCGAGAAAATCTACTGCAATGCTTAAA CCTGGAACTCGAAACCTACTCCTCAAAAATTTAGAAGGAAACGACATCAAACCTTCATCCAATCTGAGTGGCAAACGAAAACTTCTTTCAGGGTTGGATAGGCTAAAATTAGAAACTGAACGTGAAAGAGTTGTAGAAATTTACCGAAAAATGCAAGCACTTAAAAATGCTAATAACGCCTGa
- the LOC124326128 gene encoding uncharacterized protein LOC124326128 isoform X2 — MEDETIAVYLHIYDLTRGMAQLMSAAILGKQIDGIWHTGVVVYGREYFFGGQGITSCLPGETILGQPNQIHPLGATQIPFSIFVDYVQGLADSTFRPDAYDLLQHNCNTFSNEIAQFLCGNSIPQHILDLPTEVLSTPFGQSLQPLLNSLGASSSQGGIPVLPLDLDGGRRSVNRAPSPGAVALERAIEDARRDSLKLEERRNTILEKVEKLEKKKAKKQLQQERNASSSSSSSVPEKKMADASEANSALDGSEETPKAPREPPIVYKDLIDVKKEYESLAECIAKVGQDDDHQSMSELKQYVIDDEGSWALGDNFLLFIAKWLNDDKPSNDQLRVQLLTVLAAAALKDDVILILHQDRRDHVLMNYAHNIDRLPLSEQQALALFMCNLFENGSSSEWLLYISEWTAPHTTSPLSNIRVTTKVAVTALLSDNPLLQDRGSAIIYNLAIKEVKTVVFDDVATELAMAILQFFSVEHSEEQIFRCMKGLVRFAYIAHSEVPALIKMIGPDPTQFKGMSARIDDLVEPLLDRLRSVRGMD; from the exons ATGGAAGACGAAACCATTGCAGTTTACCTTCATATTTATGATTTAACAAGAGGAATGGCTCAACTTATGTCTGCAGCTATCTTGG GGAAACAAATTGACGGAATTTGGCACACTGGAGTTGTTGTCTACGGGCGAGAATACTTCTTTGGTGGACAAGGAATTACCAGTTGCTTACCA GGCGAAACCATTCTCGGCCAACCTAACCAAATTCATCCTCTCGGAGCCACCCAAATACCCTTCTCCATCTTCGTTGACTACGTTCAAGGGTTGGCTGATTCCACATTTAG GCCGGATGCTTACGATTTGCTGCAACATAATTGCAACACCTTCTCCAACGAAATCGCCCAGTTTCTCTGTGGAAACTCCATCCCGCAACACATTCTCGATTTGCCTACGGAAGTTCTTAGCAC TCCGTTCGGCCAGAGTCTGCAGCCGCTGTTGAACAGTCTAGGTGCATCGAGCAGCCAGGGTGGGATACCGGTATTGCCGTTGGATTTAGACGGAGGTCGACGAAGCGTCAACCGTGCACCCTCGCCGGGAGCTGTTGCATTAGAAAGGGCGATTGAAGACGCCCGACGCGACTCGCTCAAACTCGAAGAGCGTCGTAACacaattttggaaaaagtcgaaaagttggaaaagaaaaaggccaaaaagcAGCTGCAACAAGAACGAAACGCCAGTTCATCATCGTCTTCATCCGTgcctgaaaagaaaatggctgaCGCATCCGAAGCAAATAGCGCCTTAGACGGATCGGAAGAAACTCCGAAGGCACCCAGGGAACCGCCCATCGTCTACAAAG ACTTGATTGATGTCAAGAAAGAGTACGAAAGCTTGGCTGAATGCATCGCCAAAGTAGGACAAGATGACGACCATCAGTCAATGTCCGAACTGAAGCAATACGTCATCGACGATGAGGGTTCGTGGGCGTTGGGagacaattttcttttgtttattgcAAAATGGCTCAATGACGATAAGCCCTCCAACGACCAACTCCGTGTTCAACTACTGACGGTTCTTGCCGCCGCTGCTTTGAAAGATGACGTTATCCTGATTCTGCACCAGGATCGCCGTGATCATGTCCTCATGAATTACGCTCACAACATTGATCGCCTGCCCTTGTCCGAACAACAAGCTCTTGCCCTATTT ATGTGCAACCTGTTTGAGAATGGTTCCAGTTCAGAGTGGCTTTTGTACATTTCTGAGTGGACAGCTCCGCACACTACTTCGCCGTTGAGTAATATCCGTGTTACGACCAAAGTAGCCGTTACTGCCCTGCTCTCTGATAACCCACTCCTTCAAGATAGAGGCAGTGCAATAATCTATAACTTGGCCATCAAGGAGGTAAAAACAGTG GTTTTCGATGACGTAGCCACCGAATTAGCCATGGCTATTCTACAATTCTTTAGTGTGGAACATAGCGAAGAACAAATCTTCCGTTGTATGAAAGGCTTGGTTAGATTTGCCTATATTGCTCACAGTGAGGTGCCTGCTCTGATCAAAATGATAGGACCTGATCCAACTCAGTTCAaag GAATGTCGGCTCGAATAGATGATCTTGTCGAACCGCTATTGGACCGCCTTCGTTCAGTTCGAGGCATGGATTGA
- the LOC124326128 gene encoding uncharacterized protein LOC124326128 isoform X3, with product MEDETIAVYLHIYDLTRGMAQLMSAAILGKQIDGIWHTGVVVYGREYFFGGQGITSCLPGETILGQPNQIHPLGATQIPFSIFVDYVQGLADSTFRPDAYDLLQHNCNTFSNEIAQFLCGNSIPQHILDLPTEVLSTPFGQSLQPLLNSLGASSSQGGIPVLPLDLDGGRRSVNRAPSPGAVALERAIEDARRDSLKLEERRNTILEKVEKLEKKKAKKQLQQERNASSSSSSSVPEKKMADASEANSALDGSEETPKAPREPPIVYKDLIDVKKEYESLAECIAKVGQDDDHQSMSELKQYVIDDEGSWALGDNFLLFIAKWLNDDKPSNDQLRVQLLTVLAAAALKDDVILILHQDRRDHVLMNYAHNIDRLPLSEQQALALFMCNLFENGSSSEWLLYISEWTAPHTTSPLSNIRVTTKVAVTALLSDNPLLQDRGSAIIYNLAIKEVFDDVATELAMAILQFFSVEHSEEQIFRCMKGLVRFAYIAHSEVPALIKMIGPDPTQFKGMSARIDDLVEPLLDRLRSVRGMD from the exons ATGGAAGACGAAACCATTGCAGTTTACCTTCATATTTATGATTTAACAAGAGGAATGGCTCAACTTATGTCTGCAGCTATCTTGG GGAAACAAATTGACGGAATTTGGCACACTGGAGTTGTTGTCTACGGGCGAGAATACTTCTTTGGTGGACAAGGAATTACCAGTTGCTTACCA GGCGAAACCATTCTCGGCCAACCTAACCAAATTCATCCTCTCGGAGCCACCCAAATACCCTTCTCCATCTTCGTTGACTACGTTCAAGGGTTGGCTGATTCCACATTTAG GCCGGATGCTTACGATTTGCTGCAACATAATTGCAACACCTTCTCCAACGAAATCGCCCAGTTTCTCTGTGGAAACTCCATCCCGCAACACATTCTCGATTTGCCTACGGAAGTTCTTAGCAC TCCGTTCGGCCAGAGTCTGCAGCCGCTGTTGAACAGTCTAGGTGCATCGAGCAGCCAGGGTGGGATACCGGTATTGCCGTTGGATTTAGACGGAGGTCGACGAAGCGTCAACCGTGCACCCTCGCCGGGAGCTGTTGCATTAGAAAGGGCGATTGAAGACGCCCGACGCGACTCGCTCAAACTCGAAGAGCGTCGTAACacaattttggaaaaagtcgaaaagttggaaaagaaaaaggccaaaaagcAGCTGCAACAAGAACGAAACGCCAGTTCATCATCGTCTTCATCCGTgcctgaaaagaaaatggctgaCGCATCCGAAGCAAATAGCGCCTTAGACGGATCGGAAGAAACTCCGAAGGCACCCAGGGAACCGCCCATCGTCTACAAAG ACTTGATTGATGTCAAGAAAGAGTACGAAAGCTTGGCTGAATGCATCGCCAAAGTAGGACAAGATGACGACCATCAGTCAATGTCCGAACTGAAGCAATACGTCATCGACGATGAGGGTTCGTGGGCGTTGGGagacaattttcttttgtttattgcAAAATGGCTCAATGACGATAAGCCCTCCAACGACCAACTCCGTGTTCAACTACTGACGGTTCTTGCCGCCGCTGCTTTGAAAGATGACGTTATCCTGATTCTGCACCAGGATCGCCGTGATCATGTCCTCATGAATTACGCTCACAACATTGATCGCCTGCCCTTGTCCGAACAACAAGCTCTTGCCCTATTT ATGTGCAACCTGTTTGAGAATGGTTCCAGTTCAGAGTGGCTTTTGTACATTTCTGAGTGGACAGCTCCGCACACTACTTCGCCGTTGAGTAATATCCGTGTTACGACCAAAGTAGCCGTTACTGCCCTGCTCTCTGATAACCCACTCCTTCAAGATAGAGGCAGTGCAATAATCTATAACTTGGCCATCAAGGAG GTTTTCGATGACGTAGCCACCGAATTAGCCATGGCTATTCTACAATTCTTTAGTGTGGAACATAGCGAAGAACAAATCTTCCGTTGTATGAAAGGCTTGGTTAGATTTGCCTATATTGCTCACAGTGAGGTGCCTGCTCTGATCAAAATGATAGGACCTGATCCAACTCAGTTCAaag GAATGTCGGCTCGAATAGATGATCTTGTCGAACCGCTATTGGACCGCCTTCGTTCAGTTCGAGGCATGGATTGA
- the LOC124326128 gene encoding uncharacterized protein LOC124326128 isoform X1, giving the protein MEDETIAVYLHIYDLTRGMAQLMSAAILGKQIDGIWHTGVVVYGREYFFGGQGITSCLPGETILGQPNQIHPLGATQIPFSIFVDYVQGLADSTFRPDAYDLLQHNCNTFSNEIAQFLCGNSIPQHILDLPTEVLSTPFGQSLQPLLNSLGASSSQGGIPVLPLDLDGGRRSVNRAPSPGAVALERAIEDARRDSLKLEERRNTILEKVEKLEKKKAKKQLQQERNASSSSSSSVPEKKMADASEANSALDGSEETPKAPREPPIVYKDLIDVKKEYESLAECIAKVGQDDDHQSMSELKQYVIDDEGSWALGDNFLLFIAKWLNDDKPSNDQLRVQLLTVLAAAALKDDVILILHQDRRDHVLMNYAHNIDRLPLSEQQALALFMCNLFENGSSSEWLLYISEWTAPHTTSPLSNIRVTTKVAVTALLSDNPLLQDRGSAIIYNLAIKEKMERTRDFAELMPRGALSKVFDDVATELAMAILQFFSVEHSEEQIFRCMKGLVRFAYIAHSEVPALIKMIGPDPTQFKGMSARIDDLVEPLLDRLRSVRGMD; this is encoded by the exons ATGGAAGACGAAACCATTGCAGTTTACCTTCATATTTATGATTTAACAAGAGGAATGGCTCAACTTATGTCTGCAGCTATCTTGG GGAAACAAATTGACGGAATTTGGCACACTGGAGTTGTTGTCTACGGGCGAGAATACTTCTTTGGTGGACAAGGAATTACCAGTTGCTTACCA GGCGAAACCATTCTCGGCCAACCTAACCAAATTCATCCTCTCGGAGCCACCCAAATACCCTTCTCCATCTTCGTTGACTACGTTCAAGGGTTGGCTGATTCCACATTTAG GCCGGATGCTTACGATTTGCTGCAACATAATTGCAACACCTTCTCCAACGAAATCGCCCAGTTTCTCTGTGGAAACTCCATCCCGCAACACATTCTCGATTTGCCTACGGAAGTTCTTAGCAC TCCGTTCGGCCAGAGTCTGCAGCCGCTGTTGAACAGTCTAGGTGCATCGAGCAGCCAGGGTGGGATACCGGTATTGCCGTTGGATTTAGACGGAGGTCGACGAAGCGTCAACCGTGCACCCTCGCCGGGAGCTGTTGCATTAGAAAGGGCGATTGAAGACGCCCGACGCGACTCGCTCAAACTCGAAGAGCGTCGTAACacaattttggaaaaagtcgaaaagttggaaaagaaaaaggccaaaaagcAGCTGCAACAAGAACGAAACGCCAGTTCATCATCGTCTTCATCCGTgcctgaaaagaaaatggctgaCGCATCCGAAGCAAATAGCGCCTTAGACGGATCGGAAGAAACTCCGAAGGCACCCAGGGAACCGCCCATCGTCTACAAAG ACTTGATTGATGTCAAGAAAGAGTACGAAAGCTTGGCTGAATGCATCGCCAAAGTAGGACAAGATGACGACCATCAGTCAATGTCCGAACTGAAGCAATACGTCATCGACGATGAGGGTTCGTGGGCGTTGGGagacaattttcttttgtttattgcAAAATGGCTCAATGACGATAAGCCCTCCAACGACCAACTCCGTGTTCAACTACTGACGGTTCTTGCCGCCGCTGCTTTGAAAGATGACGTTATCCTGATTCTGCACCAGGATCGCCGTGATCATGTCCTCATGAATTACGCTCACAACATTGATCGCCTGCCCTTGTCCGAACAACAAGCTCTTGCCCTATTT ATGTGCAACCTGTTTGAGAATGGTTCCAGTTCAGAGTGGCTTTTGTACATTTCTGAGTGGACAGCTCCGCACACTACTTCGCCGTTGAGTAATATCCGTGTTACGACCAAAGTAGCCGTTACTGCCCTGCTCTCTGATAACCCACTCCTTCAAGATAGAGGCAGTGCAATAATCTATAACTTGGCCATCAAGGAG AAAATGGAACGCACTCGTGACTTTGCTGAATTGATGCCCCGTGGTGCTCTTTCAAAG GTTTTCGATGACGTAGCCACCGAATTAGCCATGGCTATTCTACAATTCTTTAGTGTGGAACATAGCGAAGAACAAATCTTCCGTTGTATGAAAGGCTTGGTTAGATTTGCCTATATTGCTCACAGTGAGGTGCCTGCTCTGATCAAAATGATAGGACCTGATCCAACTCAGTTCAaag GAATGTCGGCTCGAATAGATGATCTTGTCGAACCGCTATTGGACCGCCTTCGTTCAGTTCGAGGCATGGATTGA